In Desulfonatronum thioautotrophicum, the DNA window GTTTCCGCAACTGGGCAATTTCCCAGTTGCGCAGGCCGGCGATGATGATCCATTTGAACTCGCTGCCAAAAACTTTCATGGCCAGCAAGAATGTTCGAAGCTGGGAGGCAACTGCGGTGGAGACCGTGGAAAGGGTGTTGTTACGTGGGGTCTCGGAGTGATTGTCAGTGGTGAGCATGGCGTCTCCATGTGATGGCGATGGGTTTTCGAAAGCAGGCTCGGGCCTGGGTGGGTCTTGCCCGGCTGTGGTCATGGATTATTGCGACATGGTCCAAATCGTGGTTCCCGGTGGGATATCCAGCCGAAGGTCTTTGTCCATCCAAGGTGTTGTGGGCGATTCCAGGCGCTGGATCCTGATCACTGCGGACTGGTCCTCCTGGTGCAGGCTGATCCGTCGGGGCTGGAACGACACATTATCCTCCCATTGCTCGATCCGCGCAATCCATCCCCCCGGCTCGGGGTTGCGCACGGTAACGGGCTGACCACTTGGCGCGAGTGCCAGAATCAAGGGGGAGGATTCCGTAAGCAGGGAATATTCCAGCGTATTGCCAACAATTTCAACGCTTTCGTAATGGGTGGGAATAATGGCCTGCCAGCATCCCAGTAGTAGCTGGTTCAGGGTGTTCAGCCGCATGGGCATGAACAGTCCGGTGATTCGCGCTCCCTCCTTGACGGTGTCGGCGATAAAAGCCTCTTGTGTCGAGGGGATGTATCCGAGCCATTCGTCCTGGTCTTCACGCCAGTGGGCAAGCATGGCGCCAACCCCGGCCTGGACATCCAGGCGGATGGGGAAGTCGGTCCGGCCCCACATGGATATGATGAAGCGCGAATGCCGTTCCGGTGAGGAATAATTGACGCTGGCCCGCAGAGAAAAGTCTTCAGTCGGGCAGTCCTGGAGAAAAGCCTCCTGGAATCGGGACCAGGCCGTCTCCGCGGTTCTCGGTTCCAGGAGAAGGGCAGGAGGCTTGGGGGTGCATCCGGCCACGAAGGCCAAAACACCCACGGCGAAGGCCAAAACGGCCACGGCGATGACCTGTGGGTGTTGGAGCAAATCACGAACGTGCTGAGGTCGGATCATGGTTTGGAAATACCAGGAGGGGGGCCGACCGGCAGGGCTGGTCGTAAAAAAGGATGGGAGCACAACTGGCGACAGGTGGCCGCTGGTTATCGGGTCTGATTACTGGGTCTGATTACTGGCCAGGGAGTTCGTTCAATTTCCGCTGGACCCGGTCCGGGTCTTCTGATTGAAAACGCAGAGCGTTGCGGTATCCTCTACGGGCTTCGGCAAATTTCCCCAGGGCCGCAGCGATGTCACCGTAATGCTCCCAGATGATCGGATCATCGGATATTATTTCCACCGCGGACTGGATGTGCCGCCATGCAATTTCGTAATTGCCCAGCTTGTAATGCACCCAGGCCAAGGAATCAATGATGTGGCCGCTACCCGGTTTTAACTGCAACGAACGCTCCACGAGCACCAGCGCCCGTTCCAGATCCCGGCCCTCCTCGGCGAGAGTGTATCCGATGAAGTTCAGGGCTTCGGCATGGTCCGGGTCCTGGGCAATGATTTCTTCCATGATCCGCAAGGCCTCTTCCCGTTCCCCCATCTGCTCCAGAAGGTAACCCAGGCGATAGAGAACATCCGGATCGCCCGGCCATTGTTCTCGAGCAGCCTCCAACAGTTCAGCGGCCTGCTCGGTTCGGTCTTCGCCCAAAAGAATTTCCGCTTCCAACAGCAGAAAATCACTCATGTTCGGAAAGAGTTCCCGTCCTTCCCTGGCGAGTTGAAGAGCGTCGTCCGGACGGTTCAACTGGAACAGCAGGTACCCCTGAAAACTCAGCGCACGGGCAAAGTGCGGGTGATTTTCATCGATCCGTCCCAGGTAAAACAAGGCCTGCTCCGGATCATTGTCCCCGTCGTAGGCAATCAGGGCTCGATAGAAATCAACCTCTGCCTGTCCTTCCTCATCGGGCAGGGCGTCAAGCACTGTCCGGGCTTCCTGGAAGAGGTTCTCACGAATGAACATCAGGGCGGCTTCCAGGGCGAACCCTTCCTGGTCGGCCTGGGTCATGGCCAAGGACAGAGCCTTTTCCGGCTGGTTCAGCTTGATATTGACCTGAATCAAGCGCAACAGGATTTCCTCCGCATCGGGGCGGATATCAATGATGCGTCGGTAGGTTTCTTCGGCTTGGACCAGGTCGCCCTCGCCCTCGTACAAAAAGGCCAGTTCCGCCAGGGCCTCCAGGAACGTCGGGTCCTCCCGGAGAGCCTTGAGGAGCAGCTCCTCGGTCCGACGGACTTGCCCGAGACCGGCATTGCTTTTGGCCAGCAGTAATAAATCGTCTGGTGTTCGCTCTGATTCAGGAATGGCCTGAAGGACGTCGGCGGCATGGGAAAAGCGGGCATACTGTAAGAGTAACGCGGCCATGTTTCTGCGCATGGCCCAGTCCTGGGGATGACGTTGCAAATAGGTTTCCATGACGGCGATGGCTTCGTCCACCAGGTCGTCGGCAAGGTAGGCGTTGACCAGCGCGGAGGACAGAGTCTGGTTCCCTGGAAAGTCCTCAAGAGCGCGATGCAATACCGCTCTGGCCTCGGCGTTTTGTCCTTCCCTCCAATAGAGGTTGGCCAGTTCCAGGCTTAAAGAGGGCGAGGGGTCATGGGTCATGGCCCGGGAAAGGGCTTCGCGGGCCCCCTCGGGATCATCCCGTCGAGCCAAGTCCTGGGCTTCCAGGTAGGCCAGGATGGCCAAGGCCGAAGAGTGTAATTCTTTTTCCGGCTCGGCGATGGCCACGGGTGGCAATGGGTCAAGCGGCAGCTCGGCCCTTGGGGCACACCCAGAGAGAGACAAAGTCAAGAAAAGAAACAATCCGATGGACAGCCCAATGATCCGCCCACGGACCTGGGTCGAAACTTGGGTCAAAACCTGGGCCAACTGGCGCGGCAAGGTGCGGATGGCTGGCCATGGCGTGTCTTCCTCAAGGTGCAGGAATTGGCCCTGGTGGCCCGGGCGATTGCCGTTGGTTACATTTCGATCTTGCCTCTGCAGTAAAAATACGGTCACGAAAAAGTCCTTGTTGCGCGGTAATGGTCGGAACGGATGTACACGAATCATCTTGAGCCGATGTTGGCTGTTCGGGAAGCGTCGGGGACGTTACATGTCGTGATAAACCCGCTCCATTTTCATTAAGAGGAGATTTGGCAAGCGAAGGGACTTGCATAACCGCCCGGTTCTCACGAGCCCACTCCCAGTCTTTTTGCGGGAGCCCGGTATTCCTCAGGTAACCTAGACGTTGGACAGTGCCGTTGCAGGACAGTGTAAAGACGGTTGCCCAGGTGGAGGCCCAGTTCGATAAATTCCGGTCCAAAGGTCCGGCCGACCTCGGTGCGGAATGTATCCGCAATGGTGCGGATGCGCTGGACGCCCTCAGGGAATTTCTCCAGGATTTCCAGGAGACACCATTCCTCGTAATCACAGATTTCCCATAGTGTGGTTCCGAAGTTGTCCGGTCCCCAGCGAAATTTGTCCGCATCGTAAAGAACGGCACCAAGCAGTTCTTCCATGTGGTCCGAGGAGGGGGAGTGTGGGCGAAAGGCTTCGTGGTTGCGGATGGCAAAGGCGATCATTTGTTTGTCCGAAGCCGACAGGGGGAAATCAGCCAGAATTTGCTGGGACACTTCAGCCCCACGCTGGGCGTGATCCGGTTCCAAACGACAGATGTCATGGAGCAGTCCACTAATCTGTGACAGCACGCAGAGGTGCCTGGCCGTATCCATTCCCAAGGGGCGGGCTTCGGCCAAGGCGATGGCTCCACCTTCCAAGGCGACCTTTTTGGCGTGGTCGATGCCGTGTCCGTAGTCGTCGGTGAGAAACGGGAGGACATCCTCGCAACACCGGACAACCAGGGGATGGTCGAAAAATACCTCTTTGGAAAATGCCAATTCAGCGGCGAAAATTTCATAAAATCGCGGCGGCGGTTGTGTTCCGGCCAGACTCCTGGCTTCCTGTTTAACCAGCTCAAGTTCCTTCAGCATGGGGTCTCGTTCCTTTGCGATGTGTTCAAAAAGTCAAAAAAACGTGGGTGAAGGTTCAGGGGCAATGGATCACGCTGTTTAGATTTAAGGACTTCCACCTTTTGCGTGAGTCACTGCTGTTGCAATGTCTTTGGGTGTTTCCAGGTTTTGTGAAAAATTATCCCGAATTTTTTCAATCAGGCGGGCTTCGATCTGCCGAACCCGTTCCCTGGTGATGTTGTATTTTTCACCGATCTCTCGCAACGTTACGGGCTCTTCGTTCATCAGGCGTTGCTCCAGAACGTCGCGTTCCTTCTCGTTAAGGTGCGGAATCATCTTCTGGATTTGGTTTTTCAGCATCCCGATCATTTCTTCTTCGGCCAGGAGATCATCCACCGGCGTGGCCAAAGCGGGGAGCATGTCCATGCGGGTCATGGTGGTATCATCGGAAAAGGGCGCGTCCAGGGACATGTCCGAGCTACCCAGCCGCTGATCCATTTCCGTGATGTCCTGTTCACTGACGTTGAGACTTTTGGATAAAGAGGTCGTGTTGACCTCAAAGCCCTGGTTCTGCAGACGCTGACGCTCCTTGCCGAGATTGTAGAAAAGTTTGCGTTGCGTTTGGGTTGTGCCCACCTTGACCAGGCGCCAGTTGTCCATGATGAATTTCAAGATGTACGCTTTGATCCAAAAAGAAGCGTAGTAGGAAAACTTGATGCCGCGTTCCGGATCGAATTTCTGGACCGCCTTCATCAGGCCGACGTTGCCTTCCTGGATCAGATCCTGGACGTTCTGCATCCAGCTGCGCTGGAAATCCATGGCAATGCGCACGACGAGCCGCAGATGCGACGATATTAGCCGAAAGGCCGCCTTGGTGTCGTTTTTTTCCCGGTAATCGCGGATCAAGGTGAATTCTTCATCCGGTTTGAGCATCGGGAAGCGGTTGACCTCGCGCAGGTAGAGCTGCAGGGAGTCCCGGATTGCCGGCGTGGTGGGCGTCTTGGACAGGTCGATGGGGCCTGGATCCTCGGGAATTTCTGTGGAGTCCGGGGATGTATCCGTTGCTTTGGCTGAGACAGGTTCGAATTCATGCTCCGTCAGACCCTCCAGATCCTCGGCCAGATTTTCGACCTCGTCGCGAGCAAGGCTATCCTGGGCTTCGTTGTCCTGCCCAGCGGTCATCATGTCATCTGTGATGTCCGCGGAATGGTCGTTCTGTTCACTGGTGCGCGCATCCCGCGGTTCGCCCAAAAGTTCCCCCTTGGATGTGACCGTGGACAGATCCTTGGACATATCCTTTTTTGATGTATCCGTGGATGCATCAGTGGGAGTTTTGTCTTTTGGGGCAACGCGGGTACGTTTTTTCATGGGAGCTGTGGTTCCGGTTACGCGGTATGTTCGGGTGGGAGCGCATCGGGAGCGGGTTTGCCCGCAGTGGGGAAACAGGTGGGGTCCGGTGGCTGAAGTCCCACTGCCATGATCATGGATCGTATATTTTTTATTTGTCCTTTTCAATGTTTTTCAGTAGGTGTCCACTTTTGGGATAACGTCTCGATAACGTGTGGGTTCGTTCCTTGCCGGCAATTTGGGTGTTTCTCTGGGCCGGTTTATGTTCCAGGGCATTCCGTATGTACGGCCAGGTAACTTCCGAAACGCTCCCGGCTGGGAAATAGTTTTTTTGAAGAACTGGTGAAGCGGGTCGGGTTGGACCCTTTCTTGTTATTCTGTACGAGACATTTTGAAATTTTTTGAGCTAAATTCGGAGGAAAACGAATGAATCACGACGCAAGAACGCTGATTCAATCCGGCGCGATCCTCCTGTTCGACGGGGCCATGGGCACACAGCTTCAGGCCCGTGGGTTGCAGCCTGGTCAGTCCCCGGAAGAATTCGGTGACCGTCGTCCCGAGCAGATCGCCCGAATCCACGAGGATTACCTCGCAGCCGGGGCAATGTTTTTAACGACAAACACCTTTGGCGGAACCCGGTTCAAATTGCCGCCTGGGCTTGATCCACGTGCCTTCAATCGCAAGATGGCCGAGGTGGCACGAAGCGTTGCCAGGGACAAGGGATTCGTGGCCGGCAGTGTCGGCCCTACCGGTGAACTGCTGGCGCCGCTGGGCAAGGTCGGGTTTGCCGATCTGGTGGATGCCTACGCGGAGCAGATTGCCGGGCTGGCCGAAGGGGGCGCGGACCTGATCCAGATTGAAACCCAGTTCGACCTGGGAGAGATCCGGGCGGCCGTGGTCGCGGCCCGGCAGGTTTGCGACCTTCCCGTGGCCGTGTCCATGACCTTTGAGTCCGGAAGCAGCCTCACCGGCACCAGCCCATTGACGTTTCTGGACACCATGCAGAACCTCGGGGTGGATCTGATCGGGACCAATTGCAGTCTTGGTCCCGAGGGACTGGAAGAGATCATTCGGGCCATGCTGCCCCGGGCGTCCACGCCGCTGTTGGTGCAGCCCAATGCGGGCCTGCCGATCCTGGAAAACGGGCAAACGGTGTTTCCTCTGCAACCCGAGCCGTTTGCCGAACGGATGCTCCGCTTTCCGGCTCTCGGCGTTCAGGGTGTCGGGGGGTGTTGCGGGACCGGACCGGATCATATCCGGTCCGTGGCCCAGGCCTTGCGCGATGTGACCGTCGCCCCGGCCAAGATCAAGGATGGGCCGGACCTCGTCGTGACTTCCAGGAGCGCCTCGGTCTGCGTCGGTCTGCATGAACCGATGCTGATCATCGGGGAGCGGATTAACCCTACGGGCAAGAAGCAGCTGATTGCCCAGTTTCAGGCCGGAGAGCACGCTCTGGCCTTGGAAATGGCCGCGGAGCAGATAGCCCAGGGTGCCCGGGTGCTGGACGTCAATGTCGGCGCGCCAATGGTCGATGAAACCACGCTGCTGCCTGCGTTGGTCGCCGCGATTTCGGCCCGGTATCCGGTGCCGTTGACCATTGACTCCAGTAAGCCGGAGGCCATCGAGGCCGCCTTGCGCGGGTATCCGGGTTCACCCCTGGTGAACTCCATCAGCGGTGAAAAGGGCCGCATGGAGACCTTGGGACCGCTGTGCCGGATGTTTGGCGCGCCCTTCATTTTACTGCCCCTGGCCGGTCGCGATCTCCCGGAGACCGCTGCACAGCGCCTGAAGATCATTGAAACTTTGTTGCGCCAAGCCGACGATCTCGGAGTTCCCCGGCGTCTGATCATGGTGGACGCCCTGGCCCTGACCGTTTCGTCCAAGCCGGAATCGGCAAAGCAGTGTCTGCAAACCATCCGCGCCTGCCGGGAAGAATGGAATCTGCCCACGGTGATCGGCCTTTCCAACATCTCCTTCGGCCTCCCGGCTCGGGAACTTTTGAACAGCACGTTTCTGCCCATGGCCATGGCCCATGGCCTCTGCGCGATCATTGCTCACCCTGGGGCGCGGCGGATCCAGGAAGCCGTGTCCGCGGGAGAAGTCCTGCTGGCCCGGGACGCCCAGGCCAAAGATTTTGTCGGCCGGTATGCCGATTGGACGTCCGGAGGGGCAGGAGCAGGGAGCGGCCCGGTTGCGCAGGCCGGTGCCGGCTCGGCCAAATCCCAGGCAACCCTGGGCGACGCCGTGATTCATGGCGACAAGGACGGCATTCTGCCTTTGCTGGAAGCGGCTCTGGAGCGCGGCGACCCACCCGGAACGCTATTGGACCGGGATTTGATCCCGGCGATCATGGAGGTAGGGCGACGCTATGAGACCCGTGAATTTTTTCTGCCCCAGCTGATTCTCTCCGCGGAGACCATGCAGCGGGCCTTCGACCGGTTGACGCCCCTGCTCCAGGAAGGCGCCGGAGATGCCAAGCGGGCCAAGATCATCATGGCCACGGTGGAGGGAGACATCCACGATATCGGGAAAAACATCGTCTGTCTTATGTTGCGCAATATGGGGTTTGAAGTGCATGATCTGGGCAAGGACGTTTCAGCCCAGGCCATTGTTCAGGCTGCCGAGGAAAAACAGGCTGGTTTGATCGGCCTCTCCGCACTGATGACCACCACCATGGTCCGGATGGAAGACACCGTGCAAATGGTCAAGGAACGAGGCCTGCCGATCAAGGTCATGGTGGGCGGGGCCGTGGTCACGGAGCGCTTCGCGGAACTCATCGGCGCGGACGGCTACGCCCCTGACGCCGTTGCCGCGGCACGGCTGGCCGCAGAACTACTCGGTGTCGCCAAATGTAACCAGGCCGAGGCGTCTTGAGCCAATGTTTGGCTCGTGTTTGCAAGGACATGAGAACCGATTCAGGCAATACCTGGCTCGGCAGGTCAATACCTGTTCCCTGGAGGTGGGTGAACATGAAATTACGGTGTGCTGTCGCAATCCTCATGCTGATGGTTGCCCTGTCAACCTCGTTCCGAGTTTGGGCAGACACCTCTCCGGTGCCGGTACTTGATGCGCAGGGCTATGCCGAACTTTTGCGCGAAAACAAGGGCAAGGTGATCCTGGTGGATTTTTGGGCCACCTGGTGCGGCCCGTGCCGCAAGAAGTTGCCGAGCCTGAAAGCCTGCCGCGCGGCGTTTCCGGAGGATCAGCTGACCGTCATCGGCATTTCCCTGGATTTCAACCCCGAGACGCTGCGCAGCTTTTTGAAAGTCAATCAGCTGAGTTACCCAATTTACCTGGCAGATGACAATCTGGCCGAGGAGCTGGACGTCCAGGCCATTCCGTTGCTGCACATCTACGATGTGGCCGGTAATTTACGGATCGTGGAGGAGGGGCTGACCCCTCAGGAAACACTTTGCGGCAACATCGACGAGCTGATGACGCCCTTGCCCTGATCACCCCGGCCTGCATCAACAATGGTGACCATACTCACATGAAGACGACTTCCGGAGTCTATGTCCGCAAGGCCCGCATCCAGGATGTCCGCAGCATCCATGCCTTGTTGATGGACTGTTCCAAGCAGGGACTGCTTCTGCCACGCTCCTACAACCAGTTGTACAGCCATTTGCGGGACTTCTTCGTCGTGGCCCGGAGCCAGGGCGATGGAATTCTGGGTTGCTGTGCCTTGAGTATCGCCTGGGAAGATTTGGCGGAAATCCGGTCGCTGGCAGTGGCTCCGGAACTCCGGGGCTACGGCTGGGGTCGTCGTCTGGCGGAAGCCTGTCTCAGCGACGCCGTCACCCTGGGTATTTACCGTGTGTTCACGCTGACCTACCAGGCCTCTTTTTTTGAACGCCTTGGCTTCCAGGTGGTCAATAAGGATAATTTGCCCCAGAAGGTCTGGGCGGATTGCCTGCATTGCCCCAAATTTCCGGACTGTGATGAAACCGCCATGGCCATCGACATGTGACTGAGTGTTGAAGAAGTCCGTATACGCAGTCTTTTGAATATTTTTTTATTGCCGTGTCCCGACCCGGCCAAATACGTGCAACATGACCACACCCATGCAATTGATCATCAGCCAGGAAGCTATTTCCCAGCGCATCCAGGAACTCGGCGCGTCCATTTCCGAAGAATATGGCCAGGAGCCCCTGGTCATGGTCTGCGTGCTCAAAGGGGCATTCATTTTTTTCGCCGATCTGGTTCGGGCCCTGCGCATCGAGCCGGAGGTGGACTTTGTCCGGTTGGCCAGCTACGGCGCGCAGACGTCCCGCAAAGAGCGGATTCTGTTCACCAAGGACATGGAGGTTTGTGTCCATGGCAAGCACGTACTGGTGGTGGACGACATCGTGGATACCGGGCACTCTGCCCAGTATCTTCTGAATGTCCTGCGGATGCGCGGGGCAAAAAGTCTGCGTGTCTGTGCTCTGATCGATAAGCAGGAACGGCGGGAGGGGGATGTGGTTGTCGATTTCTCAGGATTCGTGCTTTCCGAGGGATTTGTCATCGGCTATGGCCTGGACTTTGCTGAGCGCTACCGAAATCTTCCAGCGGTTTACACCCTCAATGCGGACCACTCAGCCGGGAAGAAGTGAGTTCCTGACGCGATCCGGTTATGATGGAAAATCTGCGTGCATTGCATGCGGGATGACCCGAGAAAAACCAGAGGAACAGCGATGTTGATCCAGTGCCCCAACTGCGACACCAAATACAATCTGGATGAGGCCGTCCTCGGTCCCGACGGCTCCAAGGTCCGTTGCATCCGGTGCGGCCATGTCTTTTTTGTTGCACCATCCGGGGAGGTTTCCGCCTTGGCTCCGGAACCGCCCCGCGAACACGATCTGGACCAGGATTTCGGCACG includes these proteins:
- a CDS encoding RNA polymerase factor sigma-32; amino-acid sequence: MKKRTRVAPKDKTPTDASTDTSKKDMSKDLSTVTSKGELLGEPRDARTSEQNDHSADITDDMMTAGQDNEAQDSLARDEVENLAEDLEGLTEHEFEPVSAKATDTSPDSTEIPEDPGPIDLSKTPTTPAIRDSLQLYLREVNRFPMLKPDEEFTLIRDYREKNDTKAAFRLISSHLRLVVRIAMDFQRSWMQNVQDLIQEGNVGLMKAVQKFDPERGIKFSYYASFWIKAYILKFIMDNWRLVKVGTTQTQRKLFYNLGKERQRLQNQGFEVNTTSLSKSLNVSEQDITEMDQRLGSSDMSLDAPFSDDTTMTRMDMLPALATPVDDLLAEEEMIGMLKNQIQKMIPHLNEKERDVLEQRLMNEEPVTLREIGEKYNITRERVRQIEARLIEKIRDNFSQNLETPKDIATAVTHAKGGSP
- a CDS encoding N-acetyltransferase — translated: MKTTSGVYVRKARIQDVRSIHALLMDCSKQGLLLPRSYNQLYSHLRDFFVVARSQGDGILGCCALSIAWEDLAEIRSLAVAPELRGYGWGRRLAEACLSDAVTLGIYRVFTLTYQASFFERLGFQVVNKDNLPQKVWADCLHCPKFPDCDETAMAIDM
- the hpt gene encoding hypoxanthine phosphoribosyltransferase yields the protein MTTPMQLIISQEAISQRIQELGASISEEYGQEPLVMVCVLKGAFIFFADLVRALRIEPEVDFVRLASYGAQTSRKERILFTKDMEVCVHGKHVLVVDDIVDTGHSAQYLLNVLRMRGAKSLRVCALIDKQERREGDVVVDFSGFVLSEGFVIGYGLDFAERYRNLPAVYTLNADHSAGKK
- a CDS encoding TlpA family protein disulfide reductase, with the translated sequence MKLRCAVAILMLMVALSTSFRVWADTSPVPVLDAQGYAELLRENKGKVILVDFWATWCGPCRKKLPSLKACRAAFPEDQLTVIGISLDFNPETLRSFLKVNQLSYPIYLADDNLAEELDVQAIPLLHIYDVAGNLRIVEEGLTPQETLCGNIDELMTPLP
- a CDS encoding tetratricopeptide repeat protein, giving the protein MTVFLLQRQDRNVTNGNRPGHQGQFLHLEEDTPWPAIRTLPRQLAQVLTQVSTQVRGRIIGLSIGLFLFLTLSLSGCAPRAELPLDPLPPVAIAEPEKELHSSALAILAYLEAQDLARRDDPEGAREALSRAMTHDPSPSLSLELANLYWREGQNAEARAVLHRALEDFPGNQTLSSALVNAYLADDLVDEAIAVMETYLQRHPQDWAMRRNMAALLLQYARFSHAADVLQAIPESERTPDDLLLLAKSNAGLGQVRRTEELLLKALREDPTFLEALAELAFLYEGEGDLVQAEETYRRIIDIRPDAEEILLRLIQVNIKLNQPEKALSLAMTQADQEGFALEAALMFIRENLFQEARTVLDALPDEEGQAEVDFYRALIAYDGDNDPEQALFYLGRIDENHPHFARALSFQGYLLFQLNRPDDALQLAREGRELFPNMSDFLLLEAEILLGEDRTEQAAELLEAAREQWPGDPDVLYRLGYLLEQMGEREEALRIMEEIIAQDPDHAEALNFIGYTLAEEGRDLERALVLVERSLQLKPGSGHIIDSLAWVHYKLGNYEIAWRHIQSAVEIISDDPIIWEHYGDIAAALGKFAEARRGYRNALRFQSEDPDRVQRKLNELPGQ
- a CDS encoding homocysteine S-methyltransferase family protein, translating into MNHDARTLIQSGAILLFDGAMGTQLQARGLQPGQSPEEFGDRRPEQIARIHEDYLAAGAMFLTTNTFGGTRFKLPPGLDPRAFNRKMAEVARSVARDKGFVAGSVGPTGELLAPLGKVGFADLVDAYAEQIAGLAEGGADLIQIETQFDLGEIRAAVVAARQVCDLPVAVSMTFESGSSLTGTSPLTFLDTMQNLGVDLIGTNCSLGPEGLEEIIRAMLPRASTPLLVQPNAGLPILENGQTVFPLQPEPFAERMLRFPALGVQGVGGCCGTGPDHIRSVAQALRDVTVAPAKIKDGPDLVVTSRSASVCVGLHEPMLIIGERINPTGKKQLIAQFQAGEHALALEMAAEQIAQGARVLDVNVGAPMVDETTLLPALVAAISARYPVPLTIDSSKPEAIEAALRGYPGSPLVNSISGEKGRMETLGPLCRMFGAPFILLPLAGRDLPETAAQRLKIIETLLRQADDLGVPRRLIMVDALALTVSSKPESAKQCLQTIRACREEWNLPTVIGLSNISFGLPARELLNSTFLPMAMAHGLCAIIAHPGARRIQEAVSAGEVLLARDAQAKDFVGRYADWTSGGAGAGSGPVAQAGAGSAKSQATLGDAVIHGDKDGILPLLEAALERGDPPGTLLDRDLIPAIMEVGRRYETREFFLPQLILSAETMQRAFDRLTPLLQEGAGDAKRAKIIMATVEGDIHDIGKNIVCLMLRNMGFEVHDLGKDVSAQAIVQAAEEKQAGLIGLSALMTTTMVRMEDTVQMVKERGLPIKVMVGGAVVTERFAELIGADGYAPDAVAAARLAAELLGVAKCNQAEAS